The following are encoded in a window of Ignicoccus islandicus DSM 13165 genomic DNA:
- a CDS encoding DUF2341 domain-containing protein, whose protein sequence is MRRLLLVTLISAMLLSSMELRLLWTFDKPGNAIEDMAFSPNGLLGIASWDNCAYIVDQNGNLLNKKCGWDDMRDSDYLNGVFGFVNQDDYVYLFWEGKASWKVIDVGYKHNRAIALYDYGFVACNNYCAKYDFDGHLIWEVEVGGEVEEAVVHSGYVYLANKYGEKLQVLDLSLGQIVKEIEYDEAPSGVSVCGNYLAVTAKELYLYDISDPADPKLLWKTKGLEIDSYQHSPAFSPDCKYIAVANSKKELRIYDVEGNWVYRRHLPGIWSVAWWRDRISIGYKDGKVETYQVIGYVQRERSALVKAMVVVSNPNSYDLKDYQVRVRLPVDLKNKPIAITYNDSPVPFCYETTNYECTTDPTKGNGYVWIKVPFIPTNGETFLKVIVGTNGAVSGDKVFDFYDDFSYPNGPFEGNEKWEVHRYSDDRSKECVIDNGILWLVEKSWNKGCNVLAKNLRVKYNDKVVIEFEFKVDYVCGNVNDGDGLSLVIDGKDTAPDRGCSSGFRNQNQGINVNVNTGEGTRGSVSVSNTPEACSIGSDDLVYIDASPKKSQLSDGIVKVSLTGSEVRVRYEDLNPDGGRISGSMTYPIWNPGGLGYLMLGAGTSCSECSKSGCNSLDSAHGVDWIRVRKYADDMVVGIVVHLRNSDRLR, encoded by the coding sequence ATGAGAAGGCTTCTCCTAGTGACCTTAATCAGTGCGATGCTCCTCAGTTCCATGGAACTGAGGTTACTGTGGACGTTCGACAAACCGGGAAACGCTATAGAAGACATGGCGTTCTCGCCCAACGGTCTCCTCGGTATCGCTTCGTGGGACAACTGCGCCTACATTGTTGACCAAAACGGTAATCTCTTAAATAAGAAATGCGGATGGGACGATATGAGAGACAGCGACTACTTGAACGGGGTGTTTGGTTTCGTAAATCAAGACGACTACGTTTACCTCTTCTGGGAAGGCAAGGCCTCTTGGAAGGTAATAGATGTTGGATATAAACACAATAGGGCGATTGCCCTATACGACTACGGCTTCGTCGCTTGCAACAACTACTGCGCCAAATACGACTTCGATGGACACTTGATATGGGAGGTAGAGGTAGGCGGAGAAGTTGAGGAAGCGGTCGTCCATAGCGGCTACGTGTACCTAGCCAACAAGTACGGCGAGAAGCTTCAAGTACTCGACCTCAGTCTAGGTCAAATAGTTAAAGAGATAGAGTACGATGAAGCTCCTAGCGGGGTTAGCGTTTGCGGGAACTACTTGGCGGTAACAGCTAAAGAGCTATACCTTTATGATATTAGCGATCCAGCCGATCCGAAGTTATTGTGGAAGACCAAGGGATTGGAAATAGATAGCTATCAGCATTCGCCAGCTTTCTCGCCCGACTGCAAGTACATCGCTGTCGCTAACAGCAAAAAGGAACTCCGCATATACGATGTAGAAGGCAATTGGGTCTATAGGAGACATTTACCGGGTATATGGTCAGTAGCTTGGTGGAGGGATAGGATATCTATAGGATATAAGGACGGTAAAGTAGAAACTTACCAAGTGATAGGATACGTTCAACGAGAAAGAAGCGCGCTAGTGAAGGCAATGGTAGTAGTAAGTAACCCCAACAGCTACGACCTCAAGGACTACCAAGTAAGGGTGAGACTACCAGTAGACCTCAAGAACAAGCCAATAGCAATAACCTACAACGATTCCCCAGTTCCATTCTGTTACGAAACTACTAATTACGAGTGCACAACAGACCCAACAAAGGGCAACGGTTACGTTTGGATAAAGGTTCCATTCATACCGACCAACGGAGAGACCTTCTTGAAGGTAATCGTTGGAACCAACGGAGCAGTTAGCGGAGATAAGGTATTCGACTTCTACGACGACTTCTCTTACCCCAACGGGCCCTTCGAGGGAAACGAAAAGTGGGAGGTTCATCGATACTCTGATGATAGATCTAAGGAGTGCGTAATCGATAACGGCATACTGTGGTTAGTGGAAAAGAGCTGGAACAAGGGTTGCAACGTATTGGCCAAGAACTTGCGAGTGAAGTACAACGATAAGGTAGTAATAGAGTTCGAGTTCAAAGTAGATTACGTTTGCGGAAACGTAAATGACGGCGATGGTCTGAGCTTGGTAATAGATGGAAAGGATACTGCTCCTGATAGAGGATGTAGTAGCGGTTTCCGCAATCAGAATCAAGGCATTAACGTAAACGTAAATACGGGCGAAGGAACTAGGGGTTCAGTTAGCGTAAGCAATACGCCGGAAGCATGCAGCATCGGTAGCGATGACCTAGTTTACATCGACGCGTCACCCAAGAAGTCCCAGCTGAGCGATGGAATAGTTAAAGTCAGCTTGACTGGAAGCGAAGTTAGAGTTCGTTACGAGGACTTGAACCCAGATGGAGGTAGGATCTCCGGATCCATGACATATCCTATATGGAATCCCGGGGGATTGGGATACTTAATGTTAGGAGCGGGAACTAGCTGTTCGGAGTGCTCTAAGAGTGGGTGCAATAGCTTGGATTCAGCTCACGGCGTGGATTGGATTAGGGTTAGGAAGTACGCCGATGATATGGTAGTGGGAATAGTGGTCCACTTAAGAAACTCAGATAGGCTTAGGTAG
- a CDS encoding FAD-dependent oxidoreductase — MEVVVIGGGAAGMSAASRVKRIRKDWTVRVFEASGYVSYAPCGLPYFIVGKVKEPNDLTYYPVEVFREKRGIDVHVHARVIEVDLKNRSVKVKEEGEIKEYHWDKLIIATGAKPKDLGVEGENLRGVIKLHTVESGIKAREELKGAKKVVVVGAGFTGLETAGELKEAGFDVYLIVRSRILRKSLDPEMSELVEEHVKKSGINVIKGVTVERILGTDRVEGVELSDGTKLEAQAVVVAVGMEPANQLAKQMGLELGINGAIRVNEYMETSEPDVYAAGDVAESWMVHTGNRVWCPFAPPANKMGLVAGLSAAGKKVPFPGSSCTGITKVVGLEIGRTGLSEEEAKALGFEVTASMVKARTRAHYYPGSSFTNVKLVADAKSGMVLGVQVVGPEGVKGRVDAVASLLTRKGTVRDLFFADLGYVPPLAPVWDPLVTAARLLYNELR, encoded by the coding sequence ATGGAGGTAGTCGTAATAGGTGGCGGAGCGGCTGGAATGAGCGCGGCCTCTAGAGTTAAGAGAATTCGTAAAGATTGGACCGTTAGAGTGTTCGAGGCCTCTGGATACGTTTCTTACGCGCCTTGCGGCCTCCCCTACTTCATCGTAGGGAAAGTCAAGGAGCCTAACGACTTGACCTACTACCCAGTTGAAGTATTTAGAGAGAAGAGGGGCATCGACGTTCACGTTCACGCAAGGGTCATCGAAGTTGACCTCAAGAATAGGTCAGTTAAGGTAAAGGAAGAGGGCGAAATCAAGGAATATCATTGGGACAAACTCATCATTGCTACTGGCGCTAAACCGAAGGACTTAGGAGTGGAAGGAGAGAACCTTAGGGGAGTTATTAAGCTTCACACGGTCGAGAGCGGAATTAAGGCGAGAGAGGAACTGAAGGGAGCTAAGAAAGTGGTAGTGGTAGGAGCGGGCTTTACGGGATTGGAGACTGCCGGTGAACTAAAGGAAGCCGGTTTCGATGTCTATTTAATCGTTAGATCCCGAATATTGAGAAAAAGTTTGGATCCGGAAATGAGCGAACTAGTTGAAGAGCACGTAAAGAAGAGCGGTATTAACGTAATCAAGGGTGTTACTGTAGAGAGAATTCTCGGTACCGACAGGGTAGAGGGCGTTGAGCTTAGCGACGGGACTAAGTTGGAAGCTCAAGCCGTGGTAGTGGCTGTCGGAATGGAACCTGCTAACCAATTAGCTAAGCAGATGGGACTGGAGCTAGGGATCAATGGCGCGATCAGAGTAAACGAATACATGGAAACGAGCGAGCCCGACGTTTACGCTGCCGGTGACGTGGCTGAAAGCTGGATGGTCCATACGGGCAACAGGGTTTGGTGCCCGTTCGCGCCTCCAGCCAATAAGATGGGCTTGGTGGCCGGTCTATCTGCAGCGGGGAAGAAGGTTCCGTTTCCGGGTAGCTCTTGCACTGGCATAACCAAGGTAGTTGGGTTGGAAATAGGTAGGACCGGATTGAGCGAGGAGGAAGCGAAGGCCCTAGGGTTCGAGGTCACGGCCTCTATGGTTAAAGCTAGAACTCGGGCCCACTACTACCCCGGCTCCTCGTTCACTAACGTCAAGTTGGTTGCGGACGCCAAGAGCGGGATGGTCTTGGGCGTCCAAGTGGTTGGACCGGAAGGAGTAAAGGGTAGAGTCGATGCTGTTGCGTCGCTACTTACGAGAAAGGGTACTGTTAGGGACCTATTCTTCGCCGATTTAGGATACGTGCCGCCTCTCGCCCCAGTATGGGATCCATTGGTCACGGCCGCAAGATTGCTCTACAACGAACTAAGGTGA